One Flavobacteriales bacterium genomic window, GGTAAAATGCATTTTGGAGATAAGGATCCAATGAATTTGAATTATTTGAAATTATTGAAAATGGCGTTTCCTGAAGCCTATGTTATTCATATAGTGAGGGATCCAAGAGATGTTGTTATGTCAAGAATGAAAACATCTTGGGGTAAGAAGTATCCATTTTTCGCACATGTTTTCGATTATGCATTTTTTGTAAGGAAAGCTCTGAATGACGGGCCAGGCTTATTTAAAGAGAGGTATTTGGAGGTCAGATATGAGGATTTGGTAAGGAGTCCAGACTTGATAGTGGAGAGCATGTGCAAATCGATCGGAATAAGCTATGAACCATCTATGTTGTCGTTTTATGAAAATGAACATGATTTGGTTAAAGAGGATGAAAAAGAGTGGAAGGGAAATGTAGTTAAACCTATTATGGAAAA contains:
- a CDS encoding sulfotransferase; its protein translation is MKKQLFIVGAGRSGTTLLQSILDSHSEVSFSPESHFFRNYIVPQLLSKSTSTISSAQDLVDLLNKDEGFKRLDIDAKELAWGIDFSSTNFFTDVFDKMNETYLRKSGKMHFGDKDPMNLNYLKLLKMAFPEAYVIHIVRDPRDVVMSRMKTSWGKKYPFFAHVFDYAFFVRKALNDGPGLFKERYLEVRYEDLVRSPDLIVESMCKSIGISYEPSMLSFYENEHDLVKEDEKEWKGNVVKPIME